Proteins encoded together in one Camelus dromedarius isolate mCamDro1 chromosome 11, mCamDro1.pat, whole genome shotgun sequence window:
- the ACVR1B gene encoding activin receptor type-1B isoform X2, which yields MAESAGASSFFPLVVLLLAGSSGSGPRGIQALLCACTSCLQTNYTCETDGACMVSIFNLDGMEHHVRTCIPKVELVPAGKPFYCLSSEDLRNTHCCYTDFCNKIDLRVPSGEWTPLLDYWLIVERVYHNRQRLDMEDPSCEMCLSKDKTLQDLVYDLSTSGSGSGLPLFVQRTVARTIVLQEIIGKGRFGEVWRGRWRGGDVAVKIFSSREERSWFREAEIYQTVMLRHENILGFIAADNKDNGTWTQLWLVSDYHEHGSLFDYLNRYTVTIEGMIKLALSAASGLAHLHMEIVGTQGKPGIAHRDLKSKNILVKKNGMCAIADLGLAVRHDAVTDTIDIAPNQRVGTKRYMAPEVLDETINMKHFDSFKCADIYALGLVYWEIARRCNSGGVHEEYQLPYYDLVPSDPSIEEMRKVVCDQKLRPNIPNWWQSYEALRVMGKMMRECWYANGAARLTALRIKKTLSQLSVQEDVKI from the exons ATGGCGGAGTCGGCCggagcctcctccttcttccccctTGTTGTCCTCCTGCTCGCGGGCAGCAGCGGGTCCGGGCCCCGAGGGATCCAGG CTCTGCTGTGTGCATGCACCAGCTGCCTACAGACCAACTACACGTGTGAGACAGATGGGGCCTGCATGGTTTCCATTTTCAATCTGGATGGGATGGAGCACCACGTGCGCACCTGCATCCCCAAAGTGGAGCTGGTCCCCGCTGGGAAGCCCTTCTACTGCCTGAGCTCCGAGGATCTGCGCAACACGCACTGCTGCTACACCGACTTCTGCAACAAGATCGACCTGAGGGTGCCCAGCGGTGAGTGGACACCCTTGTTGGACTATTGGCTCATCGTGGAG CGCGTCTATCACAACCGCCAGAGGCTGGACATGGAGGACCCCTCGTGTGAGATGTGTCTCTCCAAAGACAAGACGCTCCAGGACCTCGTCTACGACCTCTCCACGTCAGGGTCTGGCTCAG GGTTGCCCCTTTTTGTCCAACGCACAGTGGCCCGAACCATCGTTTTACAGGAGATTATTGGCAAGGGCCGGTTTGGAGAAGTGTGGCGCGGCCGCTGGAGGGGTGGTGATGTGGCCGTGAAAATATTCTCTTCTCGTGAAGAACGGTCTTGGTTCCGGGAAGCAGAGATATACCAGACAGTCATGCTGCGCCATGAAAACATCCTTGGGTTTATTGCCGCTGACAATAAAG ATAACGGCACCTGGACACAGCTGTGGCTCGTCTCGGACTATCATGAGCACGGCTCTCTGTTCGATTATCTGAACCGGTACACGGTGACGATTGAGGGGATGATTAAGCTGGCCCTGTCTGCCGCGAGTGGGCTGGCACACCTGCACATGGAGATCGTGGGGACCCAAG ggAAGCCTGGAATTGCTCATCGAGACTTAAAGTCAAAGAACATCCTGGTGAAGAAAAATGGCATGTGTGCCATCGCAGACCTGGGCCTGGCTGTCCGTCATGATGCTGTCACCGACACCATTGACATCGCCCCCAACCAGAGGGTGGGAACCAAACG ATACATGGCCCCCGAAGTACTGGACGAAACTATCAACATGAAGCACTTCGATTCCTTTAAGTGTGCGGATATCTATGCCCTCGGGCTCGTGTACTGGGAGATTGCTCGAAGATGCAACTCTGGAG GAGTCCACGAAGAATATCAGCTCCCATATTATGATTTAGTGCCCTCTGACCCTTCCATCGAGGAGATGCGGAAGGTCGTGTGTGACCAGAAGCTACGTCCCAACATCCCCAACTGGTGGCAGAGTTATGAG GCGTTGCGGGTGATGGGGAAGATGATGCGGGAGTGTTGGTACGCCAACGGCGCGGCCCGCCTGACTGCGCTGCGCATTAAGAAGACCCTGTCCCAGCTCAGCGTGCAGGAGGACGTGAAGATCTAG
- the ACVR1B gene encoding activin receptor type-1B isoform X1, which translates to MAESAGASSFFPLVVLLLAGSSGSGPRGIQALLCACTSCLQTNYTCETDGACMVSIFNLDGMEHHVRTCIPKVELVPAGKPFYCLSSEDLRNTHCCYTDFCNKIDLRVPSGHLKEPEHPSMWGPVELVGIIAGPVFLLFLIIVIVFLVINYHQRVYHNRQRLDMEDPSCEMCLSKDKTLQDLVYDLSTSGSGSGLPLFVQRTVARTIVLQEIIGKGRFGEVWRGRWRGGDVAVKIFSSREERSWFREAEIYQTVMLRHENILGFIAADNKDNGTWTQLWLVSDYHEHGSLFDYLNRYTVTIEGMIKLALSAASGLAHLHMEIVGTQGKPGIAHRDLKSKNILVKKNGMCAIADLGLAVRHDAVTDTIDIAPNQRVGTKRYMAPEVLDETINMKHFDSFKCADIYALGLVYWEIARRCNSGGVHEEYQLPYYDLVPSDPSIEEMRKVVCDQKLRPNIPNWWQSYEALRVMGKMMRECWYANGAARLTALRIKKTLSQLSVQEDVKI; encoded by the exons ATGGCGGAGTCGGCCggagcctcctccttcttccccctTGTTGTCCTCCTGCTCGCGGGCAGCAGCGGGTCCGGGCCCCGAGGGATCCAGG CTCTGCTGTGTGCATGCACCAGCTGCCTACAGACCAACTACACGTGTGAGACAGATGGGGCCTGCATGGTTTCCATTTTCAATCTGGATGGGATGGAGCACCACGTGCGCACCTGCATCCCCAAAGTGGAGCTGGTCCCCGCTGGGAAGCCCTTCTACTGCCTGAGCTCCGAGGATCTGCGCAACACGCACTGCTGCTACACCGACTTCTGCAACAAGATCGACCTGAGGGTGCCCAGCG GTCACCTCAAGGAGCCCGAGCACCCCTCCATGTGGGGCCCCGTGGAGCTGGTGGGCATTATTGCTGGCCCGGTGTTCCTCCTGTTTCTCATCATCGTCATTGTTTTCCTTGTCATTAACTATCATCAGCGCGTCTATCACAACCGCCAGAGGCTGGACATGGAGGACCCCTCGTGTGAGATGTGTCTCTCCAAAGACAAGACGCTCCAGGACCTCGTCTACGACCTCTCCACGTCAGGGTCTGGCTCAG GGTTGCCCCTTTTTGTCCAACGCACAGTGGCCCGAACCATCGTTTTACAGGAGATTATTGGCAAGGGCCGGTTTGGAGAAGTGTGGCGCGGCCGCTGGAGGGGTGGTGATGTGGCCGTGAAAATATTCTCTTCTCGTGAAGAACGGTCTTGGTTCCGGGAAGCAGAGATATACCAGACAGTCATGCTGCGCCATGAAAACATCCTTGGGTTTATTGCCGCTGACAATAAAG ATAACGGCACCTGGACACAGCTGTGGCTCGTCTCGGACTATCATGAGCACGGCTCTCTGTTCGATTATCTGAACCGGTACACGGTGACGATTGAGGGGATGATTAAGCTGGCCCTGTCTGCCGCGAGTGGGCTGGCACACCTGCACATGGAGATCGTGGGGACCCAAG ggAAGCCTGGAATTGCTCATCGAGACTTAAAGTCAAAGAACATCCTGGTGAAGAAAAATGGCATGTGTGCCATCGCAGACCTGGGCCTGGCTGTCCGTCATGATGCTGTCACCGACACCATTGACATCGCCCCCAACCAGAGGGTGGGAACCAAACG ATACATGGCCCCCGAAGTACTGGACGAAACTATCAACATGAAGCACTTCGATTCCTTTAAGTGTGCGGATATCTATGCCCTCGGGCTCGTGTACTGGGAGATTGCTCGAAGATGCAACTCTGGAG GAGTCCACGAAGAATATCAGCTCCCATATTATGATTTAGTGCCCTCTGACCCTTCCATCGAGGAGATGCGGAAGGTCGTGTGTGACCAGAAGCTACGTCCCAACATCCCCAACTGGTGGCAGAGTTATGAG GCGTTGCGGGTGATGGGGAAGATGATGCGGGAGTGTTGGTACGCCAACGGCGCGGCCCGCCTGACTGCGCTGCGCATTAAGAAGACCCTGTCCCAGCTCAGCGTGCAGGAGGACGTGAAGATCTAG
- the ACVR1B gene encoding activin receptor type-1B isoform X3 has protein sequence MWGPVELVGIIAGPVFLLFLIIVIVFLVINYHQRVYHNRQRLDMEDPSCEMCLSKDKTLQDLVYDLSTSGSGSGLPLFVQRTVARTIVLQEIIGKGRFGEVWRGRWRGGDVAVKIFSSREERSWFREAEIYQTVMLRHENILGFIAADNKDNGTWTQLWLVSDYHEHGSLFDYLNRYTVTIEGMIKLALSAASGLAHLHMEIVGTQGKPGIAHRDLKSKNILVKKNGMCAIADLGLAVRHDAVTDTIDIAPNQRVGTKRYMAPEVLDETINMKHFDSFKCADIYALGLVYWEIARRCNSGGVHEEYQLPYYDLVPSDPSIEEMRKVVCDQKLRPNIPNWWQSYEALRVMGKMMRECWYANGAARLTALRIKKTLSQLSVQEDVKI, from the exons ATGTGGGGCCCCGTGGAGCTGGTGGGCATTATTGCTGGCCCGGTGTTCCTCCTGTTTCTCATCATCGTCATTGTTTTCCTTGTCATTAACTATCATCAGCGCGTCTATCACAACCGCCAGAGGCTGGACATGGAGGACCCCTCGTGTGAGATGTGTCTCTCCAAAGACAAGACGCTCCAGGACCTCGTCTACGACCTCTCCACGTCAGGGTCTGGCTCAG GGTTGCCCCTTTTTGTCCAACGCACAGTGGCCCGAACCATCGTTTTACAGGAGATTATTGGCAAGGGCCGGTTTGGAGAAGTGTGGCGCGGCCGCTGGAGGGGTGGTGATGTGGCCGTGAAAATATTCTCTTCTCGTGAAGAACGGTCTTGGTTCCGGGAAGCAGAGATATACCAGACAGTCATGCTGCGCCATGAAAACATCCTTGGGTTTATTGCCGCTGACAATAAAG ATAACGGCACCTGGACACAGCTGTGGCTCGTCTCGGACTATCATGAGCACGGCTCTCTGTTCGATTATCTGAACCGGTACACGGTGACGATTGAGGGGATGATTAAGCTGGCCCTGTCTGCCGCGAGTGGGCTGGCACACCTGCACATGGAGATCGTGGGGACCCAAG ggAAGCCTGGAATTGCTCATCGAGACTTAAAGTCAAAGAACATCCTGGTGAAGAAAAATGGCATGTGTGCCATCGCAGACCTGGGCCTGGCTGTCCGTCATGATGCTGTCACCGACACCATTGACATCGCCCCCAACCAGAGGGTGGGAACCAAACG ATACATGGCCCCCGAAGTACTGGACGAAACTATCAACATGAAGCACTTCGATTCCTTTAAGTGTGCGGATATCTATGCCCTCGGGCTCGTGTACTGGGAGATTGCTCGAAGATGCAACTCTGGAG GAGTCCACGAAGAATATCAGCTCCCATATTATGATTTAGTGCCCTCTGACCCTTCCATCGAGGAGATGCGGAAGGTCGTGTGTGACCAGAAGCTACGTCCCAACATCCCCAACTGGTGGCAGAGTTATGAG GCGTTGCGGGTGATGGGGAAGATGATGCGGGAGTGTTGGTACGCCAACGGCGCGGCCCGCCTGACTGCGCTGCGCATTAAGAAGACCCTGTCCCAGCTCAGCGTGCAGGAGGACGTGAAGATCTAG
- the ACVR1B gene encoding activin receptor type-1B isoform X4 gives MLRHENILGFIAADNKDNGTWTQLWLVSDYHEHGSLFDYLNRYTVTIEGMIKLALSAASGLAHLHMEIVGTQGKPGIAHRDLKSKNILVKKNGMCAIADLGLAVRHDAVTDTIDIAPNQRVGTKRYMAPEVLDETINMKHFDSFKCADIYALGLVYWEIARRCNSGGVHEEYQLPYYDLVPSDPSIEEMRKVVCDQKLRPNIPNWWQSYEALRVMGKMMRECWYANGAARLTALRIKKTLSQLSVQEDVKI, from the exons ATGCTGCGCCATGAAAACATCCTTGGGTTTATTGCCGCTGACAATAAAG ATAACGGCACCTGGACACAGCTGTGGCTCGTCTCGGACTATCATGAGCACGGCTCTCTGTTCGATTATCTGAACCGGTACACGGTGACGATTGAGGGGATGATTAAGCTGGCCCTGTCTGCCGCGAGTGGGCTGGCACACCTGCACATGGAGATCGTGGGGACCCAAG ggAAGCCTGGAATTGCTCATCGAGACTTAAAGTCAAAGAACATCCTGGTGAAGAAAAATGGCATGTGTGCCATCGCAGACCTGGGCCTGGCTGTCCGTCATGATGCTGTCACCGACACCATTGACATCGCCCCCAACCAGAGGGTGGGAACCAAACG ATACATGGCCCCCGAAGTACTGGACGAAACTATCAACATGAAGCACTTCGATTCCTTTAAGTGTGCGGATATCTATGCCCTCGGGCTCGTGTACTGGGAGATTGCTCGAAGATGCAACTCTGGAG GAGTCCACGAAGAATATCAGCTCCCATATTATGATTTAGTGCCCTCTGACCCTTCCATCGAGGAGATGCGGAAGGTCGTGTGTGACCAGAAGCTACGTCCCAACATCCCCAACTGGTGGCAGAGTTATGAG GCGTTGCGGGTGATGGGGAAGATGATGCGGGAGTGTTGGTACGCCAACGGCGCGGCCCGCCTGACTGCGCTGCGCATTAAGAAGACCCTGTCCCAGCTCAGCGTGCAGGAGGACGTGAAGATCTAG